Proteins from one Paenibacillus amylolyticus genomic window:
- a CDS encoding transglutaminase-like domain-containing protein translates to MRKFMATLIIILLITGNLTHGSRVYADRQEWLDTSDVGKGIIHVQYDVKSLVRTKVQIAKGQEKYTYNLVPGKKSEVFPLQMGNGEYSITLLEQTSGKLYQILEQKKVNLKLSNSSRVYLNSIQNVDWTTTKQAAAKARELTKGKKTDTDKVRAIYNYIITTVNYDKQLAANLPSDGYLPEMDVTMASRKAICYGYSSLFAGMVRSVGIPAKLNMGTSAYVDTYHAWNEVYLDGKWITIDTTVDATWKKSKTNITMIKDSSKYQVEKAY, encoded by the coding sequence ATGCGCAAGTTCATGGCGACGCTGATCATCATTTTGCTGATCACAGGTAATCTGACACATGGAAGCCGCGTGTATGCAGATCGGCAGGAATGGTTGGATACATCAGATGTGGGCAAAGGTATCATCCATGTTCAATATGATGTGAAATCCCTTGTTAGAACCAAGGTTCAGATTGCAAAAGGGCAGGAAAAATATACGTATAATCTGGTTCCGGGGAAAAAATCTGAGGTGTTTCCGCTCCAGATGGGGAATGGCGAATATTCAATTACGTTATTGGAACAGACCAGCGGCAAGTTGTATCAGATTCTGGAACAGAAAAAAGTCAATTTGAAGCTCAGCAACTCCAGCCGTGTATATCTGAATTCCATACAGAATGTGGATTGGACGACAACCAAACAAGCTGCTGCAAAAGCGAGAGAGCTGACTAAAGGCAAAAAAACGGATACAGACAAGGTTAGAGCGATCTATAACTATATTATTACTACTGTGAACTACGATAAACAGTTGGCCGCGAATCTTCCAAGTGATGGGTACTTGCCTGAAATGGACGTTACCATGGCTTCTCGCAAAGCGATCTGTTACGGATACTCCTCTTTGTTTGCGGGGATGGTCCGGAGTGTCGGTATTCCAGCCAAGCTGAATATGGGAACAAGCGCTTATGTAGATACGTACCATGCTTGGAACGAAGTCTATCTGGACGGGAAATGGATCACCATTGATACAACTGTGGACGCCACATGGAAGAAAAGCAAAACCAATATTACGATGATCAAAGATTCCTCCAAATATCAAGTAGAAAAAGCATATTAG
- a CDS encoding collagen binding domain-containing protein, with product MINESFKVYKGTSNEALDASAYTLTMIQNENKTSGFNLQFHEDVETAYTIKYQTKPINRVYENEKIINKITTDGGASQAEQVLRSGVIKKEVAEANFKDKTVIWKVTLNSDKYPMEQVVIKDSFPNGGLELLPDTIQVASLDGKNKLQSPQDYTVILGSEGNRSGFELHFDPSKSLNNTYTITYKTSYNSDWKINKAPPEFWNKVNMEWMQNKEPRSAETDARFWPDNLTKDNGAKRGTYNASNKEITWDILMNYNKKSWSQTEVRDVLQQGQKVIPDSVKVYDMTLSGTWNGASKGAEVPADRYTVIAPSRENGNELRIQFADNVSTPYWITFRTSLEGELLTSQVKNKAVVQSSGATVAEWTATVAIPHGGVYVTKNGAQNGNKINWNININEGQSYVTDARIIDEPSANQILMDDSFHLYSTKVTAGGEISKDQELIRDHDYTLNIRKDEEGKQRLELRFIQAISSAYILEYQSFIHASDKSKVSNKVYMEGSRLTTEKRETEQQITVRTSSGSGTGNGVTGSLEVTKVDKERPDEKLEGATFALYDKAEKRTPIIQTTDADGRIVFSNLLYDDYVLEELTAPEGYDIDQAQITVKIDSGVQKTGNVKTMVVTNTKKTEPPVEPGTPADPDPQTPTEPGTPADPDPQTPTEPGTPADPDPQTPTEPGTPVDSDPQTPTEPGTPVGSDPQSPIEPVVPGTPVPVTPVPVIIEDEDIPLGGVDPNPTPSDEGTPGSEQPVIPGTPVEPTRRQW from the coding sequence TTGATAAACGAATCGTTCAAAGTGTACAAAGGAACAAGCAATGAAGCACTGGATGCTTCCGCGTATACGTTGACGATGATCCAGAATGAAAATAAAACAAGTGGCTTCAACCTGCAATTCCATGAGGATGTGGAGACCGCATATACGATAAAGTATCAGACCAAACCCATAAATCGTGTCTATGAGAATGAGAAGATCATCAACAAAATCACGACAGATGGAGGAGCTTCTCAAGCAGAGCAGGTTCTCCGAAGCGGCGTGATTAAGAAAGAAGTGGCTGAGGCCAATTTCAAGGATAAAACGGTCATCTGGAAAGTAACATTGAACAGTGATAAATATCCGATGGAACAAGTTGTAATCAAGGATTCATTTCCAAATGGGGGGCTGGAACTTCTCCCTGATACCATACAGGTTGCAAGTCTAGACGGTAAAAATAAACTGCAATCCCCGCAGGATTACACTGTTATTCTTGGCTCAGAAGGGAACAGAAGCGGATTCGAACTGCATTTTGACCCTTCCAAGTCACTGAATAACACGTATACAATCACATACAAAACATCATATAACAGCGATTGGAAGATCAACAAAGCACCTCCCGAATTTTGGAACAAAGTCAACATGGAATGGATGCAAAATAAAGAGCCACGTTCTGCAGAGACAGACGCTAGATTCTGGCCTGATAATCTCACCAAAGACAATGGGGCCAAACGAGGTACCTACAATGCCAGCAACAAAGAGATTACCTGGGATATTCTGATGAACTACAATAAAAAATCATGGAGTCAAACGGAAGTGCGTGATGTACTGCAACAAGGACAGAAGGTAATACCTGATTCGGTAAAAGTTTACGATATGACATTGTCCGGTACATGGAATGGAGCAAGTAAGGGAGCAGAAGTGCCGGCAGATCGGTATACCGTTATTGCACCTTCCCGGGAGAATGGGAATGAGCTTCGAATCCAATTCGCAGATAACGTCAGCACCCCTTACTGGATCACGTTCAGAACATCACTGGAGGGAGAATTGCTCACCTCGCAAGTGAAAAATAAAGCGGTCGTACAAAGCAGTGGAGCAACGGTTGCCGAATGGACGGCAACGGTAGCCATCCCGCACGGTGGCGTATATGTCACGAAGAATGGTGCTCAGAATGGCAATAAGATCAACTGGAACATTAACATTAATGAAGGACAATCTTACGTCACCGATGCCCGGATTATCGATGAGCCTAGCGCAAATCAGATTCTAATGGATGATTCTTTCCATCTCTATTCAACTAAAGTAACCGCTGGAGGCGAAATCTCCAAGGATCAGGAGTTAATTAGGGATCACGATTATACTTTGAATATCCGTAAAGATGAAGAGGGTAAACAGCGTTTGGAACTGAGATTTATACAGGCAATCTCGTCCGCATACATCTTGGAGTATCAGTCGTTCATCCATGCTTCGGATAAATCCAAAGTCAGCAATAAAGTCTATATGGAAGGGAGCCGCCTAACCACGGAGAAGCGGGAGACCGAGCAGCAAATTACGGTTCGTACTTCCTCCGGAAGCGGGACAGGTAATGGAGTTACAGGCAGTCTCGAAGTAACCAAGGTAGACAAGGAGCGGCCTGATGAGAAGTTGGAGGGTGCTACATTCGCTCTATATGATAAGGCAGAAAAGCGTACACCAATCATCCAAACCACAGATGCCGATGGCAGAATCGTATTCAGCAATCTGTTATACGATGACTATGTGCTGGAGGAGCTTACAGCTCCGGAAGGCTATGATATTGATCAAGCTCAGATCACCGTCAAGATTGATTCCGGTGTCCAAAAGACAGGTAACGTGAAGACCATGGTGGTAACCAACACGAAGAAAACAGAACCGCCAGTAGAACCGGGGACACCTGCGGACCCTGATCCACAGACACCAACCGAACCGGGAACACCTGCGGATCCCGATCCACAGACACCAACCGAACCAGGAACACCTGCGGACCCTGATCCACAGACACCAACCGAACCAGGAACACCTGTGGACTCTGATCCACAGACACCAACCGAACCAGGAACACCTGTGGGCTCTGATCCACAGTCACCAATTGAACCTGTTGTTCCAGGGACTCCGGTACCTGTTACTCCGGTTCCTGTGATTATTGAGGATGAGGATATTCCGCTGGGAGGTGTTGATCCGAACCCAACACCATCCGATGAGGGTACCCCTGGAAGTGAGCAACCCGTTATCCCGGGTACGCCTGTGGAGCCAACGCGCCGCCAGTGGTGA
- a CDS encoding class D sortase — MIGIDRIDVELPILEGATKQNMKHAAVHISETSLPGQPGNAAIAAHRAHTTGRLFNRLNEVVLGDEIKIRRHGQEYLYEVIRIKIVEPTDISVLNNEGDDRLLTLITCDPLINPTHRLIVQARMM, encoded by the coding sequence GTGATTGGCATTGATCGTATCGATGTGGAGCTGCCGATTCTGGAGGGAGCCACCAAGCAGAATATGAAACATGCTGCTGTACACATCAGTGAGACATCTTTGCCAGGCCAACCAGGGAATGCTGCAATTGCAGCTCATCGTGCGCACACCACAGGGCGATTGTTCAATCGTCTGAATGAAGTGGTCCTTGGTGATGAGATTAAGATACGCAGACATGGACAAGAGTACTTGTATGAGGTCATCCGAATTAAGATTGTAGAGCCCACAGATATATCTGTACTAAACAACGAGGGTGATGACAGATTACTTACTCTGATTACATGTGATCCTCTGATTAATCCCACGCACCGCCTGATCGTGCAGGCCCGAATGATGTAA
- a CDS encoding collagen binding domain-containing protein — translation MRRKLPILMIALLLVVHTFLGVTVPQVSAAADQENAEQMPVVENGQEATETSDEPDALEAGEAPDSSDLSEESNLTEDPASADLVADPEQPEETESSDPADSDEVQDTNELEEQPAQNVNILTKLILTGADGALIDSVQNPGHRIQADEAIQLKYDWELPNNTYKSGDTFTFNLPEQFVIYTDIDEPLATENGQNEVGRFTVDRQGKVVLTFNDYVENHSNVTGTLQIQTEFSTEIVKGSTEVTIVTPIKGGEQTVVIQIAPQAAPALEKRGKVDATDSNSINWTLDVNKELDSFSRGMITDPTPEGLQLQKESIRVYHLQVNGDGSTVLREPLDASEYAVETLDSDKGFKLHWNKESINTAYRIEYSTQMVDQSAQYTNTAVLSGDDIEETSASATVNVKRGALLSKSVAKYDPISQTISWTVGYNLGMYIYHRRVPS, via the coding sequence ATGAGAAGAAAATTACCGATCCTGATGATTGCTTTGTTACTCGTTGTACACACTTTTTTGGGAGTGACGGTTCCGCAGGTATCTGCTGCGGCTGATCAAGAGAATGCAGAGCAGATGCCAGTTGTAGAAAATGGCCAGGAAGCAACCGAAACATCAGATGAACCAGATGCTTTAGAAGCAGGTGAAGCTCCCGATTCATCAGATTTGTCTGAAGAGTCGAATCTAACCGAAGATCCAGCCTCGGCTGATCTCGTAGCAGATCCGGAACAACCGGAAGAGACAGAGAGCTCAGATCCAGCTGATAGTGATGAAGTTCAAGATACCAATGAACTTGAAGAGCAGCCAGCTCAGAACGTCAATATTTTAACGAAACTGATATTAACCGGTGCGGATGGAGCACTCATCGACAGCGTACAGAATCCGGGTCATCGCATTCAGGCCGATGAAGCGATTCAGTTGAAATATGACTGGGAGTTACCGAACAATACGTACAAGTCGGGAGATACTTTTACCTTTAATCTTCCGGAACAGTTTGTCATCTACACCGATATAGACGAACCTCTGGCTACTGAAAATGGGCAAAACGAAGTTGGGCGTTTTACCGTGGATCGTCAAGGCAAGGTTGTACTTACGTTTAATGACTATGTGGAGAACCACTCCAATGTAACGGGTACCTTGCAGATCCAAACCGAATTCAGCACAGAGATTGTAAAGGGCAGCACAGAGGTAACTATTGTGACACCGATCAAAGGTGGCGAACAGACCGTCGTCATCCAGATTGCACCGCAAGCTGCACCTGCACTTGAGAAGCGTGGGAAAGTGGATGCGACAGATTCTAATTCAATTAACTGGACACTGGATGTGAACAAAGAGCTGGATTCATTCAGCCGCGGCATGATCACCGATCCGACACCTGAAGGTCTGCAACTTCAGAAGGAATCGATACGTGTGTATCATCTCCAAGTGAACGGCGATGGTTCGACCGTCCTGCGTGAACCACTGGACGCAAGCGAGTATGCAGTAGAAACATTGGATAGTGACAAGGGATTCAAGCTTCATTGGAACAAAGAAAGCATCAATACCGCCTATCGAATTGAATATTCCACGCAAATGGTGGATCAGTCGGCGCAATACACCAACACAGCGGTACTTTCTGGAGATGACATTGAAGAAACATCAGCAAGTGCCACAGTTAACGTGAAACGTGGAGCACTGCTCTCCAAAAGCGTAGCTAAATATGATCCGATCAGCCAAACCATCTCATGGACCGTTGGATACAATCTGGGAATGTACATATACCACAGGCGAGTGCCCAGCTAA